The proteins below are encoded in one region of Candidatus Hydrogenedentota bacterium:
- a CDS encoding ATP-binding protein produces MKHFQRAAVKELTRRLNEPRRFIQVLAGPRQTGKTTLARQVMNATGLPSHYASADDPALRDRSWMEQQWETARLLARKAGEGPGALLILDEIQKIPGWSEVVKRLWDEDTTAELPLRTVVLGSSPLLVHQGLSESLAGRFEVLPVRHWFYPEMREAFGWNVEQHVFFGGYPGAAELVSEPERWRHYVLDSLVETSISRDVLLMTRVDKPALLRRLFELGCVHSGQVLSYQKMVGQLQDAGNTTTLAHYLQLLRGAGLVTGVEKYMGQELRRRATSPKLLVMNTALMSARSGMSLDEARFDSEFWGRLVETAVGAYLANAAVGSDFGLFYWSSRNCEVDFVLSRARKLVTIEVKSGRTRTGLPGIEAFSREHAVHRKLLVGRGGIPLEQFFETPVTHWFE; encoded by the coding sequence ATGAAGCACTTTCAACGTGCTGCGGTAAAAGAGCTTACACGCCGCCTGAACGAGCCTAGACGATTCATTCAGGTGCTTGCCGGGCCACGCCAAACCGGAAAAACGACCCTTGCCCGACAGGTTATGAATGCCACGGGCTTGCCCAGCCATTATGCCTCCGCGGATGATCCGGCCCTTAGGGATCGGAGTTGGATGGAGCAACAATGGGAGACGGCTCGACTTCTGGCCCGAAAGGCCGGTGAGGGACCCGGTGCGCTGCTAATACTCGATGAGATTCAGAAGATCCCTGGGTGGTCGGAAGTCGTAAAGCGCCTTTGGGATGAAGATACCACGGCGGAATTGCCCTTGCGTACGGTCGTATTGGGTTCTTCACCGCTTCTGGTGCATCAGGGGTTGAGCGAAAGCCTGGCGGGCAGATTTGAAGTCCTTCCCGTGCGTCACTGGTTCTATCCGGAGATGCGTGAAGCCTTTGGATGGAACGTCGAACAACATGTATTCTTTGGAGGATATCCCGGCGCGGCTGAGCTCGTCTCTGAGCCAGAGCGTTGGAGACACTATGTTCTCGATTCTCTGGTTGAAACCTCGATATCGCGCGATGTGCTTCTAATGACGCGTGTCGACAAACCCGCCCTCTTGCGGAGGCTATTCGAATTGGGTTGCGTGCATTCAGGCCAGGTGCTTTCCTACCAGAAAATGGTTGGACAATTGCAGGATGCGGGCAACACGACCACTCTGGCGCATTACTTGCAGTTGTTGCGCGGCGCGGGCCTGGTCACGGGAGTAGAGAAGTACATGGGACAGGAACTGCGCCGTCGCGCTACCAGTCCCAAGCTCTTGGTCATGAACACGGCATTGATGTCGGCGCGCTCCGGAATGAGTCTGGATGAAGCCCGTTTCGACTCCGAGTTCTGGGGCCGATTGGTTGAAACGGCTGTTGGTGCATATCTCGCCAATGCGGCGGTTGGTTCTGACTTCGGTCTGTTCTATTGGTCGAGCCGCAATTGCGAAGTGGATTTCGTGCTGAGTCGCGCCAGGAAACTTGTCACAATTGAAGTGAAAAGCGGACGTACTCGAACCGGTCTGCCAGGGATAGAGGCATTCAGTCGCGAACATGCGGTTCATCGTAAGCTGCTGGTTGGGCGGGGAGGAATCCCGCTTGAACAGTTCTTCGAAACGCCGGTTACCCATTGGTTTGAGTAA